The nucleotide window ATTGTTATTGTAGGAAATCCTTTCCACTTCAAAATCAAAATTAGGATAATTTTTTCCCAACCACTCTATGAGAGATTTTTTTAGCTCCTTTTCTGTCAATAATGTTCCCTCTCTAACAACGGTATAATCTTTAACATACTCTTTAAATTTATCTAGTAGGTTTAACCTATAAAGAATGCTTCTTATCCGCTCTTTGGGAACAAAAGTTCTTTCACCAAAATTCAAATTTGTAATAATTGGTTCTCTAATCTTTGCACCTATTATATCCTCTAAAAAAAGAGTGTCGCCTTTGATTTTTATTTCTTTGGCATATAAATTACTATTTAACAAAATTATAATAAGTAATAACATAATTTTCTTCATATTTACCTCCTTAGATTGTTAACAATTTGCAACATATCATCAGAGGTCTGAATTGCCTTTGAGTTTACTTCATATGCCCTTTGTGCTGTTATCATATTTACCATTTCCTCTACAAGATTTACATTGCTCATCTCTAACATACCTTGATGTATCTTGCCAAAATTCTCTTCTCCTGGGATGCCATCAATGGGGTCCCCACTTGATTCTGTGGGCAAGAATAGATTTTTACCTATGGCTTCAAGGCCTTGTGGGTTTATA belongs to Deferribacterota bacterium and includes:
- a CDS encoding flagellar hook-basal body complex protein encodes the protein QITIPDNATEIMVSEDGIVSVMLPNQIDPVEVGQIEITQFINPQGLEAIGKNLFLPTESSGDPIDGIPGEENFGKIHQGMLEMSNVNLVEEMVNMITAQRAYEVNSKAIQTSDDMLQIVNNLRR